The following are encoded in a window of Castanea sativa cultivar Marrone di Chiusa Pesio chromosome 5, ASM4071231v1 genomic DNA:
- the LOC142637233 gene encoding oxygen-evolving enhancer protein 3-2, chloroplastic-like codes for MAQAMASMAGLRGSSQAILEGSLQLSGSTRLNVNGTSRVAMTRPGLTIRAQQQAEPETSRRAVLGLVAAGLATGSFVQAVLAEAKPIKVGPPPPPSGGLPGTLNSDEARDLDLPLKDRFFIQPLTPVQAAQRAKESAKEIVGVKEFIDKKAWPYVQNDLRLRAEYLRYDLNTVISAKPKDEKKSLKDLTGKLFQDISNLDHAAKIKSTPEAEKYYAATVSTLNNVLAKLG; via the exons atgGCCCAAGCAATGGCATCAATGGCTGGCTTACGTGGCTCCTCTCAGGCTATTTTGGAGGGTAGCCTTCAGCTAAGTGGCTCAACCAGGTTGAACGTAAATGGGACTAGCCGTGTGGCCATGACAAGGCCAGGGCTCACTATTAGAGCCCAGCAGCAGGCTGAGCCTGAAACTAGCCGCAGGGCTGTCCTTGGTCTAGTTGCTGCTGGTTTGGCCACAGGGTCTTTTGTTCAAGCTGTGCTTGCTGAGGCTAAGCCCATCAAGGTGGGTCCACCCCCTCCTCCATCTGGTGGATTGC CTGGAACTCTAAACTCTGATGAGGCAAGAGACCTTGATCTGCCATTAAAGGACAGGTTCTTCATTCAACCATTGACCCCAGTTCAGGCAGCTCAGAGGGCAAAGGAGTCCGCCAAGGAAATTGTTGGTGTGAAGGAATTTATTGATAAGAAGGCATGGCCCTATGTGCAGAATGATCTCCGTTTGCGGGCAGAGTATCTCCGGTATGACCTTAACACTGTCATTTCTGCTAAGCctaaagatgagaagaaatccCTCAAGGACCTCACTGGAAAGCTCTTCCAAGACATTAGCAAT CTTGACCATGCAGCAAAAATTAAGAGCACCCCAGAAGCAGAGAAGTACTATGCCGCAACTGTATCTACCCTGAATAATGTTCTTGCCAAGCTTGGTTAA
- the LOC142637231 gene encoding putative F-box protein At3g10240, producing the protein MVNIFFKFTCCSSPRCLETSNEERTRIANKETMRAKPEIAVNKKSHEKISISATQQSIPSDIVMEILSWLPVKYVLRMKCVCRQWHTLTQDCLFIEKHMSRHRIKCSYNKIPITPPGNSQDNFQLICGCNGMLLKKRNASNKFLIMNNATRQMLELPDPHKNSFGMTFSFVPSSGCYKLVSIYDDNEETGNEGCEILTIGSDNSWRTINFPSLNDANKKREKIVVVSAGEAVHCIKINKFRTCFCAEMVSLDLESESFKSTIMPKGLFSNWEKVWALDWNGCLSFAVRVEEVINVVVLEDYKKLKWGEEKIVIPLAFTNSTPNLMEDLIPLFAQNGDLWFWVKDKKFFAYNIESGKINCIISDPEASKMEKCGFYVGPSSLINLKGMQPVKK; encoded by the coding sequence ATGgtaaacatttttttcaaatttacttGCTGCTCATCTCCACGGTGCCTTGAAACATCAAATGAAGAACGCACAAGAATCgcaaataaagaaacaatgaGAGCAAAGCCAGAGATTGCTGTAAATAAAAAGAGCCATGAAAAAATCTCCATCTCTGCTACACAACAGTCCATTCCCTCAGATATCGTTATGGAGATTCTGAGCTGGCTGCCAGTCAAGTATGTACTGAGGATGAAGTGTGTTTGCAGGCAATGGCACACTTTAACTCAAGATTGTCTCTTCATTGAAAAGCATATGAGCCGACATAGAATCAAGTGCTCGTACAATAAAATCCCTATTACTCCTCCTGGCAATAGCCAGGATAATTTCCAGTTGATCTGCGGTTGCAATGGCATGTtgctaaagaaaagaaatgccTCCAATAAATTCCTCATAATGAATAATGCCACCCGTCAAATGCTTGAACTGCCTGACCCACATAAAAATAGCTTTGGTATGACGTTCTCTTTTGTTCCATCTTCTGGTTGCTACAAGTTGGTCTCTATATATGATGATAATGAGGAAACTGGAAATGAAGGTTGTGAGATTCTTACCATTGGAAGTGATAATTCTTGGAGAACTATCAATTTCCCTAGCCTAAATGATGCTaacaagaaaagagagaaaattgtgGTTGTGTCAGCAGGTGAGGCTGTTCACTGCATTAAGATAAACAAGTTTAGAACATGCTTTTGTGCAGAGATGGTATCTCTTGATTTGGAGAGTGAGAGTTTTAAGAGTACTATAATGCCCAAAGGATTGTTCTCAAATTGGGAAAAAGTTTGGGCTTTAGATTGGAATGGATGTTTATCTTTTGCTGTTAGAGTGGAAGAGGTTATCAATGTCGTTGTGTTAGAAGATTACAAGAAGCTCAAATGGGGTGAAGAGAAGATTGTTATTCCCCTGGCATTCACGAACAGCACTCCAAATTTGATGGAGGATCTTATTCCTCTTTTCGCTCAGAATGGTGATTTATGGTTTTGGGTAAAGGACAAGAAATTTTTCGCTTACAATATTGAAAGTGGGAAAATTAACTGCATAATATCTGATCCCGAGGCGtctaaaatggaaaaatgtgGTTTCTACGTTGGCCCTTCCAGTTTGATAAATCTGAAAGGAATGCAACCAGTGAAGAAATAA